The DNA window ACGCCAAAAAACAATATAATATTCAATTGGCGAATTATTAAAGCTCCTATGTATGTATTAGAATACTTGGTTGCACATGAATTGGTACACTTTTTGGAAAACAATCACACTCCAAATTTTTGGAATATTCTTTCCATACAAGTACCTAATTATGAAAAAGCAAAAAAATGGTTAAAAGAAAAAGGACAGTTATTAGAAATTGATTTTTAAATACCAACACTTTGTAACCTTACTTTTTTGCAAATCAAAAAGCCAACCACACAAACCAAAACTTGCCAAAGAGTATGGCTGCCTCAACACACGGACAGACAGCGGATAAGAAAGCACGGGCACACAACATATTTAGAAATATTGTACAAGTTTTAAGGTTCAACTTGTTTATGTAAACTGCTGGTAGCAAGAAAAACAAGCGTATAGAATTAAAAACAACTAATGAGAAAATTATTATTAATAACTACATTTTTACTGTTTAGTCAAAATTTGTTTGGACAAGTTGTATTTAAAGAGTCTAAAATTCATTTAAAAAGTGATTCTATAATAGAAGGAGATGTGTATTTATTTGATTCAAATCCATTACAAATTTCAATCAATAAGGAATCGAATCGTAATATTAATACTATTAAATACATAGAGAACAATGATTATTTGTTACGTAGTATCGTTATAAATAGTACAAACAAATTACTTATTGCAATAGTAGAAGGTGATAGTTTAAGTTTATATAAGGAAAATGAGAGTAAGTTATTCTATGCTATAAAGGATGATAATATATATAACCTCGAAGGTGGAAAAGTGTTAATAGAAAACAAATCAAAAAGTTATTATAGGCAGTCATATCAATATAGGGGTATCCTTAGGTGCTTATCAAAAGATAAACCAGAGTTGTTAAAAAAAGCAAGCGATTTAGATTACTCCGAAAAAGACCTTTGTATATTTGTAATTGAATACAATAATAACAAAACAAGCTTTATAAAAAAAGAAAGTAATCAAAAGGGAAGATGTTTCTCTGAATGGGAGGTTTTTTTTCAATATTTATACATCAAAAACAACCTGTACTACCAACCAAACCCCAACACAACTCCGAGTTTTTATCAATTTGGTACAAGAACATACATTAAGGAGGGCTCTAGAAGTTCAATAAGTACCTCTGTAGAATATGGAAAGAATAGTTGGGAACATTATTATTATTATGTTAACATTATACAGTTAAACTTCAATTATTTTGTTGACTTTTACAAAACTAACAATTCAGACATTTACCTAAACGTTAGACTCTTTGATATCACTTATGTATGGAACAACAATGAAAGTTCATATAATATAGGGCCAAGGTTTAATGTTGGTTTTGGTTACAGATACCATATAAAAGAAAAGTTAAATTTGTTTGTTGAACTAAATCAATTACTGAATCTCGAAAAGATACCAAGTAATTTTTCTTTAGGATTTTCATATAGAATGTAATTTTAACCAGTAAAAAATACCAGCTACCAACTTCAGCTCATAAAAAATACGGTTTAAGTACTAATTTTAAAGGTTTCCGTACTTGTTACTCCGCAAAATTTACATTTTGCTTAGCCATAAAAATATTATAAATTGCAATCAAAATATAAATTTAGCTATGAAGTAAACAGGTATTTTTTCGTTTACTAATTCCGTACTTTCCATAGCTGTATCGTTGTGTATGATTACAAAAAAAATATGAAATGAAAAAATTGAGCCTAATAATTTTTCTGACTTTGGGGATTTTAACATCAATTTCTGTTCAAGAAAGTAAAATTGTTTTCATATGAAAGAAATTGCAGGGACAAACAATAAAATTCTGGAAATTGATTTATCTGCAAATAAAATTGAAATAATTCAAGTTTCTGAACAAGACCGTAAACTCTTTCTCGGTGGCAAAGGACTTGGTTTAAAACTACTTTCACAAAGATTAACTCCCGGTACCGATCCATTAAGTCCTGAAAATGTTTTGGTTATTAATACAGGGGTTTACATGGGCAGCAATGTACCTTGTTCTGCACGTTTTAATGCAGTCACAAAATCACCGTTAACAGGAATAATTGTGAGTTCGTCATGTGGAGGCCCATTTGGCATGGCATTAAAAAAAGCCGGATATGATGGTTTAATTCTCAAAGGGAAAGCTGAAGTTCCTTCCCAAATTGTGATTAGTAGTAAAATTGAAATAAAACCTGCCTCTGAACTTTGGGGTCTGGATACTCAAGAAACCCAGGATAAGCTTAAGTTAGAAAAAAATTCAGGAGCTTTGGTAATAGGTCCTGCCGGAGAAAACAAAGTATTGTTTGCAAATGTCGTTTCAGGACATCGGTTTTTGGGAAGAGGTGGAATTGGAGCAGTGTTAGGTTCAAAAAATATCAAAGCAATAGTTGCCATAGGACAAAAAATCAAGTTAAAACCAGTAAAAGCTCAAAAATTACAATCAGTAAAAAAACTTGGAACCAAATATATAAATCAAAATTATATAACTTCTCAAAAATATCGAAACTTTGGTACTAATTCGCATGTCAATATTTGTAATAAGGTCGGATTATTACCTGTACGCAATTTTTCTGAGAGTTTTCACCTCGATGCTCATAAAGTTTCCGGTGAACTATATGCCGAAAAATTTACCAAAAGACATAAAACCTGCAAACCATGTTCAATTTTATGTGGTCACGAAGGCGAATTCAATGGCAAAGTAATGGCTATTCCTGAATATGAAACAACAGGTTTGTTTGGTCCAAATTTAGAAGTCTTTGATCCGGTAGCAATAGCCGAATGGAATGATCAGTGTGGTAAATTAGGTATTGATACCATTACTGCAGGAAGTGTTTTAGCCTGGGCAATGGAAGCCACAGAAAAAGGATTAATAAAATCGAATTTAAAATTTGGTTCTACTAAAAATATCGAACAAGCGCTGAATGAAATTGCCTGTAGAAAAGGTTTAGGAAACGATTTGGCTAATGGAACAAGAGCCTTATCTGAAAAATATGGCGGCAAAGAATATGCGATTCATGTAAAAGGTCTTGAGCTTGCAGCTTATCATCCTAATGGAGCTTTTGGACAGGCATTGGGTTATGCAGTGGCAAACCGTGGTGCTTGTCACTTATCATCTGCTATGTTTTCAATTGAAGGCACTTTGGGGTATGTCAAACCTCATACAACTCTATCAAAAGCAAAATTTACAGACTATTTCGAGAATTTATATGCTGCTATTAACTCTATGCACGGATGTCAGTTTACATCGTATGCTTATTTGTTGGAACCATTTATTGTAAAAAACACACCTGAATTTTTACTTGGTCTTGTAATGCAATATTTGCCAAACCTTGCCATGGTTTTTCTTGATATTGGGATTTACAGTAAATCATTTGAATCAATATCAGGAATAAAACTCACAAAAAAACAAATGCTAAAAGCCGGAAAAAGAATCCATGTTTTAGAAAGACTTCTAAACACACGAGAAGGAATAAGCAGAAAAGATGATACTTTACCGCAAAGGTTTTTAAAGGAAAGTCAAAAAAAAGACAGAAAAAATAAAATGATTCCTTTACATAAAATGCTTGACCAATATTATAAAATTAAAGGATATGATAAAAACGGCATCCCTAACACAAAAACTTTGAAAAGACTGGGACTTACCAATTATTAATCTGAAAAACCGGTTTGTATTTTGAGGTTTTTCGGAAGTCTTTTTGACTTAAAAGATTTGTGTAGGTCATTATTAATAATCGTTCATTTTAAGTTTAATAAAATTGTAATAATTTAGTAGCTTTAACCTGATTAAGTTATAAATTTTGGAATTACTTGATGCAAGTAAGCAGTCGGCATCCGATTGCGGTCGAATTGACAGTAAACAGTTGGCAGTTGACAAAAAGAATTTGCCTACTGTAAATTGTTCCTGAGTACTCGGGATTAACTTGTACTGCTTTTTGCACGAATTATTATTTCATATTTAAAATTAACACTTATTTTATGAATAATTCAGGTTAAATACCTTTTAATAGAAAAATTTTATGAACAAAGAATTTGATTATATAATAATTGGCTCTGGCTTTGGTGGTAGTGTTTCGGCAATGAGACTGGCAGAAAAAGGTTATTCTGTACTTGTAATAGAAAAAGGAAAAAGATATAATTCCGAGGACTTTCCAAAAACAAACTGGAACCTGAAAAAATACCTTTGGATGCCAAAATTAGGATTATATGGAATTCAGCAACTCACACTCTTTAAACATGCATTTATTTTAAGCGGAACGGGTGTCGGCGGAGGAAGTCTTGTGTATGCAAATACTTTGATGAAGCCACCGAAAGAATTCTTTGTTAATAATGATTGGAAGAAATTTAACAATTGGGAAAAAGAATTAGAGCCATTTTATGAGAAAGCAAACTTTATGCTGGGTCGTACAAAACTGAATAAATTTCATGAAGAAGACATTATTTTAAGAGAAGTGGCAAAAGACCTAAACAAAGAAAACTCTTTGGATAATGTTTATGTTGCAGTTAATTTTTCCGAAGAAGAAAATTACGATCCTTATTTTAATGGATTAGGCCCAAAAAGAAACCCTTGTACTGATTGTGCAGGCTGTATGATTGGCTGCCGTGAAAATGCCAAAAACACACTGGATAAAAACTATCTGTTTTTTGCTGAAAAACAAGGCACCAAAATCATTTCAAAAACAGAAGCTTATAAAATTGAATTTGTAAACGGAAAATACAAATTAAATACAAAATCCAGCTTATTTGGAAAAAGCAACAAGAAAGAATTTTATTCAAAAGGTTTAGTAATTTCCGGTGGTGTATTGGGAACATTGAAACTCTTACTTAAACAAAAACATGTTTATAAAACCTTACCTGATTTATCTGACACACTCGGGGAAAAATTAAGAACCAATTCCGAAAGTTTGTGTTCGGCTTCAAATTCAAATTTAAAACTTAATAATGGAGTTGCCATTAGTTCTATTTTTAAACCTGATGATGATACCTATATTGAGATTGTAAAATATCCAACCGGTTCTAATGTAATGAAGTATTTATTAACATTGGCAACCGACAAAACAAAACATACATGGATGAGAGGATTCAAATTTATAGGGAATATAATAATTCACCCATTTAAGTTTATTAAAATGCTTTTTAATACGAAATGGGCTGACAACACAATTATTTTCCTTGTTATGCAAACATTAGACAACTCAATGAGAATGGTGCTTAAAAGAGGGTTGTTCGGAAATAGCAAATTGCGAATTAAAAATGATGGAAATAAAAAAGTTCCTGCTTACATACATGCCGGACAGGATGTAATGTACCGGTATTCAAAAAAAGCAAATGCAACTCCACAAAATGCATTGACCGAAATTCTTTTTGACATACCATCAACAGCTCATATTTTAGGCGGATGCCCGATGGGTGAAATTGATAAAGAAGGAGTTATTAATAAAAACTTCGAGGTTTTTAATTACCCGAATATGCATATTCTTGACGGATCAGTTGTACAAGGCAATTTAGGTGTAAACCCAAGTTTTACTATTACTGCTTTAGTTGAATATGCTATGAGTAAAATTCCTGAAAAAACGGGAAATGCACATAAATCATTAGATATGTTAATAAAAGAAAAGAATGACGTTAACTAACAACTTATCCTGCTTTATTCATGCAAAAACGGAGTAATTTCAGCGAAGCTAATTTTTCGGGTTAAACAATTTTTTACAAAACTATCTTCGTTGATATGTTTTTTTCTTCTTTTTTTTACTGCTAAAATGTTTCTTTTTATTAAATACCTCTTTGGCTTTATCTTTTGCAGTCTCCGGCTTTGATATTTCTACAGAAACTTTTACACCTTCAAACTCAACATTTCCATCAAAAGCTTTTAAAATATCAGATTCATGTTGTTTCTCAATTTCAAAGAAAGAAAATTTCTTCATGATATCTATTTTCCCTACTTCAATATTTCGACTTCGGGTTTTATCATTAACCAAGCCCATTAGTCTGGCAGGATTCAAATTGTTCTTATTTCCCACGTTGATAAAAAAGCGTGTAAATTCTTTTTTAGTTCTCCTTTTACCTTTATTTTTTTCCTGTGAATTGCTAATTTCAACGTTTAAGTCCGGCGCATTTTTATAATAGGATAAAAATCGGTTAAACTCAACTGAAACAAAATGTTTTATAAGGTCTTCCCGACTAAGCCATTCCAGTTTTTTATAGATTTCTGGTAAAAATTCTTCTATCTGTCCATTACTTAATTCAACCTTTTCTACCCTATTTATCAGATTAAATAATTGTTTTTTACAAATCTCTTTCCCTTCCGGAATCATCTTCCTTTTGAAAGATTTACCAACTGTTTTTTCAAGATCTTTAATCCTTCTGGTTTCACGGGTATGGATAATTGAAATAGAAATCCCACTTTTGCCGGCTCTTCCGGTTCTCCCACTGCGGTGAATATATATTTCCCTATCATCAGGTAAATTATAGTTAATCACATGAGTTAAATCAACAACATCCAATCCACGTGCTGCAACATCAGTGGCAACAAGCATTTGAAGATGTCTGTTTCGAAAACGGTTCATTACGAAATCACGCTGAGCCTGTGACAAATCTCCGTGTAAAGCATCTGCATTATACCCGTCATTCATAAATTTATCAGCTACTTCTTTTGTCTCCCTTCGAGTTCGGCAAAATACAATCCCGTAAATATTAGGATTCATATCTGCTATACGCTTTAATACTTCGTATCGGTTTTTTGCATGAGATACATAATACTCATGCTTTACGTTTTCGGCTCCTGCATTTTTCCTGCCAACAGATATTTCATCGGGCTGATGCATATATTTATCTGCAATCCTGAGAATTTCTTTTGGCATTGTGGCTGCAAATAAAAGAGTTTGTTTTCCTGAAGGTGTTCCTGCTAATATCGCATCTAAATCTTCTTTAAAACCCATATTAAGCATTTCGTCGGCTTCATCAAGTACCAGCCAATTAATTTTTACAACTTTTAAAATCTTCCGTTTGATTAAATCAAGTACCCTGCCAGGTGTACCCACTACAATTTGACCACCCTTTTTCAAACTTCTTATTTGCGTTTCAATATTGGCTCCTCCATAAACAGGTATAACTTTGAAATTATCTATATATTTTGAATATTTTGTCAGATCACTGGAAATCTGAATGCAAAGTTCACGGGTTGGGCAAAGTATGAGGCTTTGAATATCTCTGTTTGTCATATCAGCCTTTTGAATGAGCGGAAACCCAAAGGCTGCCGTTTTTCCTGTTCCTGTTTGTGCTAAAGCTATTAGATCTTTTTTGTCTGTCAGGATTTTAGGAATAACTTTTTCCTGTATAGGAGTTGGTTCCTGAAAGCCTAATTCTATTGCAGCCTTTAATACAGATTCATCCAGCCCCATTTCATTAAATAATACCATAATATAAAATTTTAATTTAACCCTGATTAATAAAGGCTGATTGAGACATTATTCCTGGTAAATCATCAGTTAATCTATTATGATTTTTCTGGCTTACAGAGAGATAGTTCACTTTCTTCCTCTTAAAATCGAGCGGCAAAGGTAAACTTATTTTATTGATAATCAAGTTTTAAGTTTTTAGTATATCTAAATATAGAATATATTATGGGGACAAAACAGAACATAAACATCTTTTTCCAGTATCTTTAGAAAGGATGTATTATAAGCAAAGGCACATTAGTATTTCGGCTTCGCTCAACAACTATGACGTGAGGATTTTACCGACATTACTCATTCACAGAAGGAACTTACACCATCTGGATTTTATTTAAAAATTTATTAATTCAAAAAACTTTTATTAAATTTGCTATTCGATGTACACACAATGCATAAAAATAACAGACAGAGCGGTTGGTTATTCAACGATTTTAGCTTGCTTCAATTTTCTAGTCCTTTGACAGGACGTAATAGATTAAATATGAAAAGAATATCTCAACAAATTATAATCCTTATAATAATTGTTTCGTTTTCATGTACAAAACAAAAAGAATGTCCTGCTTTCAATGATGATGATCTAAGGTATATTCCATATAAAATTGGCGATACATTAAATTTTATAAATCAGCAAGGTGAATTATTTGCGTTTTTTATTGAAAAATTTAAAAAATCAGAAGCATATAATTTTAAATGTAAGGATATATATGGTATTTGTAGTTGTATTAATTACGTTGATATTATTTCAACAGATACCGAAAATAGTTCGTCATATTCTTTTTTAAAATTAGAGCAGAGTGATGCATCGGATATGCAATATTTTAAATATCATATCCTTGATTTTTATTTTGAGTTTGACTTTCGAAACGAGTTGCCTTATATCCATGACTTTGATAATTTTGAATTAATTGATTCTGTTAAGATTTTTGATACATTTTATACAGAAGTTGTAGTTGTTAGCAATCTCAATAATTCAGTATCAAAGATTTCGAAAGTTTACTTTAATAAAACAGTTGGTATTTTAAGGTTTTCAGAAAAATTATCTGGCAAAGAGTGGAGTTTGGTAAATTAATTCACTTTATTCATGCAAAAACGGAGAGATTTCAGCAAAACTAATTTTTCGGGTTAAGACATTCAATTTTTTGAAATCTTTTGAGCAATTATTTTTCAATAATGTCTTTGAAAAGCTTATTTTTGGTCAATTAATAAAGATTCAAAAAATGTATAATGAGATATAATCAAAAAACTAAAAACTTTTTTTAGGACGAGACGTTTTATATGATTAAATTTGTAATTCAATAAAAGAAATTTTTTATTAAACAATTTCTTTATAAATTTGTTGCATAATTAATTAACCAATTTTTCTGAGAAACGGAAAAATCTGTTTCAAGGTCAATTTAACAATCTAATCCGGAGGCACTCTGATGGAAAAGAGAATAGGAACTGCACTAATTCTGGTCGAAAACAAAGACTTTATTCCCAAATTAAATCAGATAATTTCTGAACATGCCGATATTATTATCGGGCGACAAGGTTTACCTGTAAAGGATAAAAATATAAGCATAATTTCACTTGTGTTGGAGGGTACAACTGATGAGATTGGTTCTTTAACCGGAAAAATCGGAAGGTTAAAAAATATTCAAATTAAATCAGTTTTATTAAAACCCGGTACAAATCATGAAAAAAATTAAATTATCTCTGTTTTTGTTTCTTATTACATATTCTCTTATTTATAGTCAAAACTTTTCAATTAGCGGAACTGTTGATGATTCTGTATCTTCAGTTTTTTTACAGGGTGTTAATATCCGTTTATTTGATTTTAATACTAAAAAAATAATTGATAAGTTTTCTACTGTTACTGATATTCACGGACAATTCAGCATTAATGATATAAAAACAGGAAAATATTTTCTAAAAATATCACATATTGGCTATAGAAGTTTTCGGAAAGAGATTAATATCGAGTCAAAAAATATAAAAAATCTCGAATTAAAATTATCAAAAAGTTATGTTGAAATAGGCGAAATTGTTGTATCATCTTTAAGACAAGAAAGAATGCTAAAAACTGTTTCCTTACCAATAGCATTAGTAGATAATAAAGCAATTGAAAAACTTCCTTCAATAACAACTTCTGATATTTTACAAAATGAACCCGGACTTTCTCTTTCAAGAGACGGTATCTGGGCAACTAGTATTAATATAAGAGGACTTAACGAACAAAGAATTGTAGCTCTAATTGATGGAAACAGAATTGAAACCGCTACCGATATATCTGCAGGACTTTCTTTAATTGATATTAACGACATTGAGCGTATTGAAGTAATCAAAGGTTCGGCTTCTTCGTTATACGGCTCAGGGGCACTTGGAGGGGTAATAAATATAATTACTAAAAGAGCATATTATAATAATCAATTCTATGTTCATGGGAATTTATTCGGCGGATATAATTCAGTAAATAATTTGAATTCAGAAGGAATAAGTTTAATAACAGGTTCTAAAAAATGGCATGCAAAATTGTCAGGAACTATAAGAAATGCTGAAAACACTCAAACTCCCGAAGGTGAACTTGAAAATAGCCAGTTTACTGATAACAATTTTTCAGGAGCATTTAGTTTTAAACCTTTAAAAAATCATGAAATCGGATTAAATTACCAGAGATTTTATGCTAAAGATGTTGGAATACCCGGAGGGGCAGCTTTTCCCGGACCATCTATTGCTACTTACCCCGAAGAGATAAGGGAAATGATGAGTGCAACATATTCAATTAAGGATGTAACGAAAAATCTTTCAAAAATTTCCTTTAAATATTTTGACCAGTATATCTTTCGTGATGTTGAAATGTTTCCAAACACACCATCGTTAACACCTCCCGGGAAAAGAATAACTCCGGTTAAAGTTACTCCATCAGCAAATCATAATACAAATGGAATATTAATACAAACAGATTGGAATATTAATAAACATAATCTGATTTTTGGTATAGATGCATGGCAGCGTAAAATGGTTTCAAAAAGAGAAAAACATATAAAAATAGAGGTTTTAGACTCATTAGGAAATGTATTAGCAACAAACAACCTTATTAAAGGAGAAGTTCCTGTTCCTGATTCTAAATTTAAAAGTGCCGGATTGTTCATACAAGACGAAATTAAAGTAATTGATAATAAATTATCGCTTCTTTTGGGAGGACGAATTGACAGGATAAATGTTACTAACGAAAAGGCAATAGACCCTCATTATACTATTACAAATGGTGTTAGAAACGACAATCCTACAGGACAAAGAATTACTTTTGAAGCTAATGATGTAACAGATTATTCATGGAGCCTTAATGTAGGATTGTTATATAATATTGTTCCTGATTATGATATAACGTTTAATTTATCAAGAGCTTTTCGTTCACCAACTCTTGAAGAAAGGTTCAAATATATTGACCTTGGTTCAACTGTTCGCCTCGGAGACCCTGATTTAAAACCAGAAGATGGTTGTTTTTTTGATATTGGACTGAAAATCTGGAAACCAAAATTTTCAATAACAGCTAATACTTTTATTAACTCTTTATCAAATCTTATTGTTGAAGAAAGCGGTGAGTTTATTTATTCATATAATGATACTGCCAACTTTGGTATTGTTGACACTCTTCCTGCCTTAATAAATTCTAATGTTGATAAAGCATTATTATATGGTTTTGATATAAATTTGAAATATAATTTTTATAAAAGTTTTGTTTATTATACCTCTGCTTCATTTGTAAGAGGCATTGACACCAAAAACGATGTGGATTTACCTCTTATACCTCCGTTTAATGTTAGAATTGGTCTTAAATATTCTCTACCTAAATATTTTGGGACTGATTTTTCATGTAGTTTAGTATCAAAACAAAATAAAACAGCCATAAATGAAATAAAAACAGGAGGTTATGCAAAGTATGATATACAGATAAATTCAGTTCCTGTTAATTTGAAATATATGAAAATGCAATTTTTTGCAGGTGTTGAAAATATTACTGACCGTGCTTATAAAAATCATCTTGCAACTAACCGTGGAATAATTAATATTGAACCCGGCAGAAATCTGTATTTT is part of the Bacteroidales bacterium genome and encodes:
- a CDS encoding aldehyde ferredoxin oxidoreductase family protein; amino-acid sequence: MKEIAGTNNKILEIDLSANKIEIIQVSEQDRKLFLGGKGLGLKLLSQRLTPGTDPLSPENVLVINTGVYMGSNVPCSARFNAVTKSPLTGIIVSSSCGGPFGMALKKAGYDGLILKGKAEVPSQIVISSKIEIKPASELWGLDTQETQDKLKLEKNSGALVIGPAGENKVLFANVVSGHRFLGRGGIGAVLGSKNIKAIVAIGQKIKLKPVKAQKLQSVKKLGTKYINQNYITSQKYRNFGTNSHVNICNKVGLLPVRNFSESFHLDAHKVSGELYAEKFTKRHKTCKPCSILCGHEGEFNGKVMAIPEYETTGLFGPNLEVFDPVAIAEWNDQCGKLGIDTITAGSVLAWAMEATEKGLIKSNLKFGSTKNIEQALNEIACRKGLGNDLANGTRALSEKYGGKEYAIHVKGLELAAYHPNGAFGQALGYAVANRGACHLSSAMFSIEGTLGYVKPHTTLSKAKFTDYFENLYAAINSMHGCQFTSYAYLLEPFIVKNTPEFLLGLVMQYLPNLAMVFLDIGIYSKSFESISGIKLTKKQMLKAGKRIHVLERLLNTREGISRKDDTLPQRFLKESQKKDRKNKMIPLHKMLDQYYKIKGYDKNGIPNTKTLKRLGLTNY
- a CDS encoding GMC family oxidoreductase — protein: MNKEFDYIIIGSGFGGSVSAMRLAEKGYSVLVIEKGKRYNSEDFPKTNWNLKKYLWMPKLGLYGIQQLTLFKHAFILSGTGVGGGSLVYANTLMKPPKEFFVNNDWKKFNNWEKELEPFYEKANFMLGRTKLNKFHEEDIILREVAKDLNKENSLDNVYVAVNFSEEENYDPYFNGLGPKRNPCTDCAGCMIGCRENAKNTLDKNYLFFAEKQGTKIISKTEAYKIEFVNGKYKLNTKSSLFGKSNKKEFYSKGLVISGGVLGTLKLLLKQKHVYKTLPDLSDTLGEKLRTNSESLCSASNSNLKLNNGVAISSIFKPDDDTYIEIVKYPTGSNVMKYLLTLATDKTKHTWMRGFKFIGNIIIHPFKFIKMLFNTKWADNTIIFLVMQTLDNSMRMVLKRGLFGNSKLRIKNDGNKKVPAYIHAGQDVMYRYSKKANATPQNALTEILFDIPSTAHILGGCPMGEIDKEGVINKNFEVFNYPNMHILDGSVVQGNLGVNPSFTITALVEYAMSKIPEKTGNAHKSLDMLIKEKNDVN
- a CDS encoding DEAD/DEAH box helicase, which encodes MVLFNEMGLDESVLKAAIELGFQEPTPIQEKVIPKILTDKKDLIALAQTGTGKTAAFGFPLIQKADMTNRDIQSLILCPTRELCIQISSDLTKYSKYIDNFKVIPVYGGANIETQIRSLKKGGQIVVGTPGRVLDLIKRKILKVVKINWLVLDEADEMLNMGFKEDLDAILAGTPSGKQTLLFAATMPKEILRIADKYMHQPDEISVGRKNAGAENVKHEYYVSHAKNRYEVLKRIADMNPNIYGIVFCRTRRETKEVADKFMNDGYNADALHGDLSQAQRDFVMNRFRNRHLQMLVATDVAARGLDVVDLTHVINYNLPDDREIYIHRSGRTGRAGKSGISISIIHTRETRRIKDLEKTVGKSFKRKMIPEGKEICKKQLFNLINRVEKVELSNGQIEEFLPEIYKKLEWLSREDLIKHFVSVEFNRFLSYYKNAPDLNVEISNSQEKNKGKRRTKKEFTRFFINVGNKNNLNPARLMGLVNDKTRSRNIEVGKIDIMKKFSFFEIEKQHESDILKAFDGNVEFEGVKVSVEISKPETAKDKAKEVFNKKKHFSSKKKKKKTYQRR
- a CDS encoding iron-only hydrogenase system regulator yields the protein MEKRIGTALILVENKDFIPKLNQIISEHADIIIGRQGLPVKDKNISIISLVLEGTTDEIGSLTGKIGRLKNIQIKSVLLKPGTNHEKN
- a CDS encoding TonB-dependent receptor; this encodes MKKIKLSLFLFLITYSLIYSQNFSISGTVDDSVSSVFLQGVNIRLFDFNTKKIIDKFSTVTDIHGQFSINDIKTGKYFLKISHIGYRSFRKEINIESKNIKNLELKLSKSYVEIGEIVVSSLRQERMLKTVSLPIALVDNKAIEKLPSITTSDILQNEPGLSLSRDGIWATSINIRGLNEQRIVALIDGNRIETATDISAGLSLIDINDIERIEVIKGSASSLYGSGALGGVINIITKRAYYNNQFYVHGNLFGGYNSVNNLNSEGISLITGSKKWHAKLSGTIRNAENTQTPEGELENSQFTDNNFSGAFSFKPLKNHEIGLNYQRFYAKDVGIPGGAAFPGPSIATYPEEIREMMSATYSIKDVTKNLSKISFKYFDQYIFRDVEMFPNTPSLTPPGKRITPVKVTPSANHNTNGILIQTDWNINKHNLIFGIDAWQRKMVSKREKHIKIEVLDSLGNVLATNNLIKGEVPVPDSKFKSAGLFIQDEIKVIDNKLSLLLGGRIDRINVTNEKAIDPHYTITNGVRNDNPTGQRITFEANDVTDYSWSLNVGLLYNIVPDYDITFNLSRAFRSPTLEERFKYIDLGSTVRLGDPDLKPEDGCFFDIGLKIWKPKFSITANTFINSLSNLIVEESGEFIYSYNDTANFGIVDTLPALINSNVDKALLYGFDINLKYNFYKSFVYYTSASFVRGIDTKNDVDLPLIPPFNVRIGLKYSLPKYFGTDFSCSLVSKQNKTAINEIKTGGYAKYDIQINSVPVNLKYMKMQFFAGVENITDRAYKNHLATNRGIINIEPGRNLYFKINLIF